Within Chloroflexota bacterium, the genomic segment TCCAGGCAGACCTTGACCTCCGCCCGGTACCCCGCGTCCATGTCTATCCTCTCCTGCCCCCGGTAGAGTCCCTTCACCGCCTTGATAACTACATTCTTCTTTAATTCTTTGATCGCAGCGTCCATTTGGTTCAACCTCCTATATAGCACTATCTCCCCTGGCAATCACTACAAAGGCCGCAAAACTCCAGCCGATGATATACCACATTGAACCCCGTCTTACGGGCCACCCTCTCGTCAATAGCCTTATCAATCGGTTCCTCAACATCAAAAACGCGACCACATTGATCACACCTGAAATGATAATGATTTTCAGCATTGCCATCGAACCTTGCTAACGCACCTGCAAAATCCAGTTCCAGTATCTGTCCCTCATCTTTCATAAGCTTAAGGTTACGATATACTGTCCCCAGGCTTATATTAGGGATATCCTTCTTCACCTGGGCATAAACCCAATCAGCAGTGGGGTGAGACTTTGTCCCTTTCAGCACCCGCATTATCGCTTCCCTCTGTTTGGATTTTCGGTTCATTAAATATAACCCGCCAAGTATCTCTTTAATAATAGTAACTGTTATCAGGATATACTTATCCCAAAATCTTGTCAAGCCTCAAAGTTCTCACTGAATGTTAACCCGCAGGCAGGCCGGGGTCTATGATCTAAGTCACATTAGCACGTAGTTAGCATATATACTTGAATAGGGCTGCAGGTACTGACAACATTGTGGACTTAGGAGACAGCTTCCGGGGACCTGGCACTCACGGAACTTGGCGAGCCCGTAGCCTGTAGAGACTCTGTCCGCTGTCCGAAACTAGTGCTTAGTTGCAGAAAAATGGTGACTGTCAGGTCCCCGACCTGACGGCTAGTGCCCAGTTGCGAAAATA encodes:
- a CDS encoding transcriptional repressor — translated: MTRFWDKYILITVTIIKEILGGLYLMNRKSKQREAIMRVLKGTKSHPTADWVYAQVKKDIPNISLGTVYRNLKLMKDEGQILELDFAGALARFDGNAENHYHFRCDQCGRVFDVEEPIDKAIDERVARKTGFNVVYHRLEFCGLCSDCQGR